In the genome of Larimichthys crocea isolate SSNF unplaced genomic scaffold, L_crocea_2.0 scaffold12551, whole genome shotgun sequence, the window CTAAATCATTGCATTACATTATTGTATTAGTCTCTTTTGTGTCCCACACAAGTAGGGTGGATTAGTGTAATATGGGACACTTTTTGCAATTCTAACGTGTGTACCTACACTTTGTATATTTTTGAAATCCCCAAAATGTGCTCTTATTAAATCACAAGACAATTTTCCAATATTGTACTTAAGGGGAAAATGGCACATATATTAACCTTCCTTGTATCATCTTATTTCAGAATGTATAGATTGTCTAACCTGGGacacttgtttttaatttaaaataatttattacaaaGGTAAAAATTCAGGCAGcaaccatttaaaaacatgcaatgAGGTTGTAAATATAACACTGTATTTAAGaaaagataattaaatatttttattaaagataATGATCTGAATGAGAGCCTACTGTTCTACTGTAACTACATTGATATTTTCTTGTCAGGTGGAAAGCAGCAGCCCATGATGAACACTCCACCGCCTGTCAAGAGGCGAAAAAAGACCtcaactaaacaaaaacatgatgaggaTACAGGTGAGTCCAGGTGATATAAACAAGTGACCtgttctaaatctgagtcttcAGTACTTTAACTGtattaatgtcatttttcaggTGATGAGGAACAAAGTATCACTGCCACAAAATCTTCtgccaagaagagaaagaaaactgcagctacagctacagctgaaagagggaaaacaggTAAATTTTCTGAAGACTGTACAGTTGACAGCCACTTGCTGACAAGTTAGAAGTCACTAGGACTGGATGGCTGCATTAGAGGCACTATGTGTTGTGGTACAGGTTCATTTCATAAGAGTTTCTACCTGATTGGTGgggtgtttgttgtgttttacagtgttttttttgttcctttaatgtttgttgtAGTTGCAGGAGTTACTGAACATCAATGGTGGTAGGTGATGGTAAAAGTATTAATAACATGTTATAAAAATGCTGTTACAAGttctttatgaaaatgttttattcataatcaGGAAAAGGAGTAAAAGTACTGTAGTACTGTGGTCCCTCATTCCACAGGCCACACAGCACATCTGCTGAGTGTGACAATAAAATTGTCAGAGGTATTCACAAAATCTCAGATTagaactaaaaatgaaaaataatatgaTCTGAATGAGAGCCCACTGTTTCACTGCATTGATATTTTCTTGTCAGGTGGAAAGGAGCAGCCCATGATGAACACTCCACCACCTATCAAGAGGCGAAAAAAGACCtcaactaaacaaaaacatgatgaggaTTCAGGTGAGTCCATGTGATATAAACAAGTGACCtgttctaaatctgagtcttcAGTACTTTAACTGtattaatgtcatttttcagaagaagaggaacaaaGTATCACTTCAACACAGTCCTCTGCCAAAGAGGGACAGAAAACTGCAGctgaaagagggaaaacaggTAAATTTTCTGAAGACTGTACAGTTGACAGCCACTTGCTGAACAATTAGAAGTCACTAGGACTGGATGGCTGCATTAGAGGCACTAGTGTTGTTGGGTACAGGTTCAGTTTCATAAGAGTTTTCGTACCTGATTGGTggggtgttttttgttttgtgttccttTAATGTTGTGTAGTTGCAGGAGTTACTGAACATCAATGGTGGTAGGTGAGggtaaaagtattaaaacatgttaataaaaatGCTGTTACAGTTCTGTTATGAAATGGTTTTATTCATAATCAGGAAAAGGAGTAAAAGTACTGGTATACTGTGGTCCCCTCATTCCACAGGCCACACAGCACATCTGCTGATGTGACAAGTAAAAATGTGAAGGTATTCAACAAAATCTCAGATTagaactaaaaatgaaaaatatatgatTCTGAATGAGAGCCCACTGTTTCACTGCATTGATATTTTCTTGTCAGGTGGAAAGGAGCAGCCCATGATGAACACTCCACCACCTATCAAGAGGCGAAAAAAGACCtcaactaaacaaaaacatgatgaggaTTCAGGTGAGTCAGTGATATAAACAAGTGACCtgttctaaatctgagtcttcAGTACTTAACTGtattaatgtcatttttcaggTGAGACGAAAGTATCACTGTCCACAAAAATCTTCtgccaagaagagaaagaaaactgcagctacagtacagctgaaagagggaaaacaggTAAATTTTCTGAAGACTGTACAGTTGACAGCCACTTGCTGACAAGGCAGAAGTCACTAGGACTGGATGGCTGCATTAGAGGCACTATGTGTTGTGCTCTTAATGAGTGCTCTTAACAATATCTATTTGGTCAGTTCTTTTTAATTATCAGATCACTAATTGTAACTGTATTATTACACTTTTTGTTCAGTCAGCAGATCATACCTGTTTCACAGTGCAAGTTCAAGTCAGAAGGAGAGAGCCTTGGTGCTGTCATGTTTGATATCGGATTAGGTGATTTGATGGATGTCATCAGACCTTTTCCTGGCTAGAGTTGATACTTTAGGTGTTGCACTAATGCAAAGGAATCATTAGGGAACGTTGGAAGTGTCCACAGCTGGTGCAGTGGCATTAGGACACATCCAGGGGTGTCAGCCATGCTTTTTGAGGGAATGCTCTGAATTTGATATCTTGAATAAAATGTGGTTGTCTGTTAGCATTTCTTATTGTCCATTtatattcaaactttattttctgactttatAGATGCAAAAATCCAAGTTAAGAGACCCTGGACCAACCAAGAGAAGAGTGCAGTCCAGCGAGGGATGGCCAAATTCATTGCGCTGAAGAAGGTGCCAGGAAAGACGGACTGTCTACTATGTATCAGGAAGGAATCTCCAGTCCTGCGCACTCGAACATGGAAGGATATCAAGTATTTTGTCCATAATGAAATAGTTAGAAACAAGAGAAAACTTGAATTTTAAAGAGGAGCAATTAATAGGTAATCTTGCCTTATGTTGTGTTTGGGTGTTTTGAGAGGGAGAAATTTACCAGAgacaaaggaagaagaaagttttcgttttttgttgttttgttgtttgtttcttgtcgTTTCCATAGCTCCACTCCTGTTAAAAGAACACTGGCTGGTCCTGTTATGAGTTGGAACTGGCAACTGCAGTTTGTCTGAAGCTCTATGTTTGagcatatgttttttttttttgttgtttttttttttttttttttattataatttttagTAAAATTCTCGTTCGGCTTATAGCTGCTATTTAATTTTCCACTGTTGTTAGAAATGACAGAAGTGTTTTACTTTCCAGGAAGGTGTATGTTTGATCATGCCAGAATCCTGAAATATTGTTtccattaaaacatttcagaaattcAAATTAATGCCTTTATTTAATAAGATGGAATTAGTTGTGTGGGACTCTACTATAGTCTGGTGTCTGTACACAATTGTAATGGCAAATTTAGTAAGTTAAAATTACTGTTCTAATGACCATTTTAAAAGTAAACAGTTAATTAAAGgtcataataattcatatttgatGATAAATATGACATCTTTGTTGACCATTATATAGAGAAGGGGTATATTTGGGGTATTCTAGGTGATATGATATAAAATTATCCTTAAACATCGTCATATACTTTGggttaatgaaaacacaaaccgGTCCTCACTGTGATGGTTGAAAACTTTTTCctgaaactttgtttttctcaaaatCTGAGTGAATGTATAGCTTCATGCTGCCACCCAGTGTTCAGAAATACTTCATTTGTGTTGATATGTGGGTTAG includes:
- the LOC104929912 gene encoding nucleolar protein dao-5-like isoform X11, with product MDFNRIDPQKCEASHCSDERHDRPPTTGSRRGEEGQTSGADRPLEVTDDGDLQHLSTPSSPVERPKKTATRRRHDDNARSESDVDEEESQQQTPERPPVDWSDDERGGKQQPMMNTPPPVKRRKKTSTKQKHDEDTGDEEQSITATKSSAKKRKKTAATATAERGKTGGKEQPMMNTPPPIKRRKKTSTKQKHDEDSEEEEQSITSTQSSAKEGQKTAAERGKTDAKIQVKRPWTNQEKSAVQRGMAKFIALKKVPGKTDCLLCIRKESPVLRTRTWKDIKYFVHNEIVRNKRKLEF